In Gemmatimonadota bacterium, a single window of DNA contains:
- the rnhC gene encoding ribonuclease HIII: protein MNRRRPEPVSRRYDIADAGTRRGILEALENLGPTERRTEDWCDWVLAFEDEGERLVLKQYRKGTLMIQGRAGHLLQVILHVLSPFLDEHAETAANDSGGGNGSGGGNGSGGAGTRKLPLPHIGTDESGKGDYFGPLVVGGVLVENGTRERLVTLGIRDSKKLGDATCRKLAAEIRRICIGKYREVIIPPERYNTLYEEFRREGRNLNHLLAWGHARTIESLLEGTPCKLAVTDQFGNESYIRSRLMKKGREIELIQEHRGERYLAVAAASILARDRFLEYLERLSGEAGLTLPKGAGAPVVAAGRKYVERHGVDKLSSVAKMHYKTTAQVM, encoded by the coding sequence ATGAACCGGCGCAGACCGGAACCCGTATCCCGCAGATACGATATCGCCGACGCCGGCACGCGGCGCGGGATCCTTGAGGCCCTGGAAAACCTCGGTCCGACAGAGCGCAGGACCGAAGACTGGTGCGACTGGGTGCTGGCGTTCGAGGACGAAGGGGAAAGACTGGTCCTCAAGCAGTACCGGAAAGGCACCCTGATGATCCAGGGCAGGGCGGGTCATCTGCTCCAGGTGATCCTGCACGTGCTTTCGCCCTTTCTGGATGAGCACGCTGAAACGGCTGCCAACGATTCCGGCGGCGGCAACGGTTCCGGCGGCGGCAACGGTTCCGGCGGCGCCGGGACCCGGAAGCTTCCCCTTCCCCACATCGGGACGGACGAGTCCGGCAAGGGCGATTATTTCGGTCCGCTGGTGGTGGGTGGCGTCCTGGTCGAAAACGGGACCCGGGAGCGGTTGGTGACCCTGGGCATCCGGGATTCCAAGAAGCTGGGCGACGCCACGTGCCGCAAGCTAGCGGCCGAGATCAGGCGGATCTGCATCGGAAAATACCGCGAGGTGATCATACCGCCGGAACGATACAACACGCTGTACGAGGAATTCCGGCGTGAAGGCAGGAATCTCAACCATCTCCTGGCCTGGGGACACGCCCGCACCATCGAGAGCCTGCTGGAAGGTACCCCGTGCAAACTGGCCGTGACGGACCAGTTCGGCAACGAAAGCTACATCCGGTCCCGGCTCATGAAAAAGGGCCGTGAGATCGAACTGATCCAGGAACACAGGGGAGAGCGGTACCTGGCCGTGGCCGCGGCGTCCATTCTCGCCCGGGACCGGTTCCTGGAGTACCTGGAAAGGCTGTCGGGCGAGGCCGGCCTTACTTTGCCCAAGGGCGCCGGCGCGCCGGTCGTCGCCGCAGGCAGGAAATACGTCGAACGGCATGGTGTGGACAAGCTGTCTTCCGTGGCCAAGATGCACTACAAGACTACGGCCCAGGTAATGTAG